The bacterium genome contains a region encoding:
- a CDS encoding phage portal protein: MSDLVKAQVVGTDGRGVSKQLPDSPWHEAYARGEVVEPPYDLEALAALYETNSTHKACVDAKTINIVGLGYRFVPVGGEREADSGNLALLQHLFDNSNPEMTFTEVLRAVWTDVECLGNGYLELTRNSRGQIDGMYHVPGTTVRVLADRSGFVQVRDGRKRVFRNVGGEPVAVGDRSHNSTQDGGDGGRGATASLADHSGRGTSAALADHSGRGTSPRPTGDAGEQNEVLHFMKYTPQSSYYGVPDIIPAVSAVAGDKAAREYNIDFFSHNAVPRMAIIVEGGELSEGVVTQLKHFMESEIKGHGHKTLVLEVPGGGANVRLEKLTVGGCEDAAFLEYRRANRDEVLLVHRVPPSKVTVVENANLANSNDQDKTFREQVVRPEQRRIEYRLNRLVREQLGIGDWAFQFREMDLSEAREEAEVAAIYAGIGVLSAEEIRGRLGMVASPVAQAVSAGR; the protein is encoded by the coding sequence ATGTCGGATCTCGTGAAGGCGCAGGTTGTGGGGACGGACGGCAGAGGCGTGAGCAAGCAGTTGCCCGACTCGCCCTGGCATGAGGCCTACGCACGGGGGGAAGTGGTGGAGCCCCCGTATGATCTGGAAGCGCTGGCAGCGCTGTATGAGACGAACTCGACCCACAAGGCGTGCGTGGACGCCAAGACCATCAACATCGTGGGGCTCGGGTACCGGTTCGTGCCCGTCGGGGGCGAGCGTGAGGCCGACAGCGGCAACCTGGCGCTGCTGCAGCACCTGTTCGACAACTCCAACCCCGAGATGACCTTCACCGAGGTGCTGCGGGCCGTGTGGACCGATGTGGAGTGCCTCGGGAATGGGTACCTGGAGTTGACCCGCAACAGCCGGGGGCAGATTGACGGGATGTACCACGTGCCCGGGACGACGGTGCGGGTGCTGGCCGACCGATCCGGGTTCGTGCAGGTGCGCGACGGGAGGAAGCGGGTCTTCCGGAATGTGGGTGGAGAGCCGGTCGCGGTCGGTGACCGCTCCCACAACAGCACACAGGACGGGGGCGACGGGGGGCGGGGGGCGACTGCCAGCCTGGCAGATCATAGCGGGCGGGGTACGAGCGCCGCCCTGGCAGACCACAGTGGGCGGGGTACAAGCCCCCGCCCTACAGGGGACGCGGGCGAACAGAATGAGGTGCTGCACTTCATGAAGTACACGCCGCAGTCCTCGTACTACGGGGTGCCCGACATCATCCCGGCGGTGTCCGCAGTGGCCGGCGATAAGGCGGCGCGCGAGTACAACATTGACTTCTTCAGCCACAACGCAGTGCCCCGGATGGCGATCATCGTCGAAGGGGGCGAGCTGTCCGAGGGCGTGGTGACGCAACTCAAGCACTTCATGGAGAGTGAGATCAAAGGGCATGGGCACAAGACGCTGGTGCTCGAGGTGCCCGGCGGCGGCGCCAACGTGAGGCTCGAGAAGCTCACCGTCGGAGGCTGCGAGGATGCGGCGTTCCTGGAGTACCGTCGGGCCAACCGGGATGAGGTGCTGCTGGTGCACCGCGTCCCGCCCAGCAAAGTGACCGTGGTCGAGAACGCCAACCTGGCCAACAGCAATGACCAGGACAAGACCTTCCGCGAGCAAGTCGTGCGGCCGGAACAGCGGCGGATCGAGTACCGGTTGAACCGGCTGGTGCGCGAGCAGCTCGGGATCGGGGACTGGGCCTTCCAGTTCAGGGAGATGGACCTGTCCGAGGCGCGCGAGGAGGCCGAGGTGGCTGCCATCTATGCCGGGATCGGAGTGCTGAGCGCGGAGGAAATCCGGGGGCGGCTCGGGATGGTGGCGTCGCCTGTGGCCCAGGCCGTCAGCGCTGGGCGGTGA
- a CDS encoding HK97 family phage prohead protease — translation MADETTAAEWQFEGVASSTRLDRQREKISKGALRQVAQRGPVDLVAAHNEREVVVGRIETCEVEGELLRVRGRLRVDAPEARELRQRLARGERLGLSLGGKVSRAHWGWDSNTEGPVRHLDEVAVEHVAVCRAEQAVNPDVRVRLVEGEQ, via the coding sequence GTGGCGGACGAGACGACCGCGGCGGAGTGGCAGTTCGAGGGCGTCGCGTCCAGCACCAGGCTGGACCGGCAACGGGAGAAGATCAGTAAGGGGGCGCTGCGACAGGTAGCGCAGAGAGGGCCCGTGGACCTGGTCGCGGCGCATAACGAGCGAGAGGTTGTGGTCGGCAGAATCGAGACGTGTGAGGTCGAGGGGGAGCTGCTGCGGGTCCGCGGGCGGCTGCGCGTGGACGCGCCCGAGGCCCGGGAGCTGCGACAACGGCTCGCGCGGGGCGAGAGGCTGGGGCTCAGCCTGGGCGGCAAAGTGAGCCGGGCCCACTGGGGCTGGGACAGCAATACCGAGGGACCCGTCCGGCATCTGGATGAGGTGGCCGTCGAGCATGTGGCGGTGTGCCGAGCGGAGCAAGCCGTGAACCCGGATGTGCGAGTACGACTAGTTGAGGGTGAGCAGTGA
- a CDS encoding phage major capsid protein: MSVEEMLQKAIDTTDLAAGGLLGPEQSRKFTDLVIDQSVMLQEARVVRMRSAVTEIDRIATAGRVSQLKSEGVAPSTLAEPAFSKVTLTAVDIITPFELTFEALEDNVAGGNLEDTVIRVMAKQTATDLEELAIKGDVTSGDTFLAGMNGWRVLADGGHVEDLAGATLDKGALSAMFRALPDKYKRNYGDLRFYFAPTVTQDWHDTFADRGTSAGDKALLGAQVPPYMGVPLVTVPTIPTNLAGVSGTTGTNLSYGFLTPRDNLIFGIHREIRIDKDRDVLRGVNIYAITTRVAVEFENDDAVVLAVNVGKTA; the protein is encoded by the coding sequence ATGAGTGTCGAGGAGATGCTGCAGAAGGCCATTGACACGACGGATCTGGCGGCCGGTGGGCTGCTGGGGCCGGAGCAGTCGCGGAAGTTCACCGACTTGGTCATTGACCAGTCGGTGATGCTGCAGGAGGCGCGCGTGGTGCGGATGCGGTCGGCAGTGACCGAGATCGACCGCATCGCCACCGCCGGCCGGGTGAGCCAGCTCAAGAGCGAGGGCGTGGCGCCGAGCACGCTGGCCGAGCCCGCGTTCTCGAAGGTGACGCTGACGGCGGTGGATATCATCACCCCGTTCGAGCTGACCTTCGAGGCGCTCGAGGACAACGTCGCAGGCGGGAACCTGGAGGATACGGTGATCCGGGTCATGGCCAAGCAGACGGCGACGGACCTGGAGGAGCTGGCGATCAAGGGCGACGTCACGTCGGGCGACACGTTCCTGGCGGGCATGAACGGCTGGCGCGTGCTGGCTGACGGCGGCCACGTGGAGGACCTGGCGGGCGCGACGCTGGACAAGGGCGCGCTGAGCGCGATGTTCCGGGCATTGCCCGACAAGTACAAGCGCAACTACGGGGACCTGCGCTTCTACTTCGCGCCGACAGTGACCCAGGACTGGCATGACACGTTCGCCGACCGCGGCACCAGCGCGGGCGACAAGGCGCTGCTGGGCGCCCAGGTGCCGCCGTACATGGGCGTGCCGCTGGTGACCGTGCCGACCATCCCCACGAACCTGGCCGGGGTGAGCGGGACCACGGGCACGAACCTGAGCTACGGGTTCCTGACCCCGCGCGACAACCTGATCTTCGGCATCCACCGGGAGATCCGCATCGACAAGGACCGCGACGTGCTGCGCGGTGTGAACATCTACGCGATCACCACCCGTGTGGCCGTGGAGTTCGAGAATGACGATGCGGTGGTGCTGGCGGTGAATGTCGGGAAGACGGCGTAG
- a CDS encoding LamG domain-containing protein: MRKQFLYLDKAGFYYNAPGNISMGSGAKGSVFFWYHPAPWNDGNQPVWEATFDSSNYLRCGFTGNSRFSFVSCSNGVWYAAHWNDFFVKDYQRWLPVLCTWDFTTAGAGQLRLYLDGQEAPTQSNTAEAPLGEALRLYLGARSDTTAVGLDGYLDNIAIWDGVMTATQYAALTRGAATYAERQAARRRLPRQSDGNGTLTFLAPFDGTFAAQIAGGDPQAYWMVGASDYHHFARLDDGSRSRGRRQMFRFGIPRHDDSDDDRVPLRAVLGLLRDQGASQYTTLVDQATHSEINVSQYKAISGYGQGVGWLRSAIDPGDLPYPTTVRMRVNLPDATNPKNTRICLGPLTYISGGMHGNNFTTWGTGESFMVVADAGNTAGTIKTSLSARTDGYWAAAEISMQTGACAGCRLKVSGYTASTGVLTLSGTLPATPAAGDVGVVDFRGRLVPTGNPCDETQSMEAWLWEEYGEDRPWIELEAVYGATSGFGMARYQRGRSTWMNLTRANGGLQGAYLMMGRNAWETPESFSCNILIESLAIDGPGSYQVMSPETTRSGRGFELADHFLLRDMGNGHSCRVWRAENCGWNSAAPTVNADASTAVADLQVAGTWREEAFFHSAVRTGEGTDAVVAVVRGTSSEGIDRLGYVRGQWNASTQRITWQDETPPTGKSNPFLDMSLLRPWENRDSTWGLEGDPGLARIFSNAGSEWALLLGGNEDNPDHYYVRAYHGAPDRWSFDPQQHWWPENPVVPGFGGVDMMPPSGGGVNCFGNRDAEWMVLQNPYARDASRRFAAYARFKTILPLTGMIGGNRRPLAGWTSPDLKSFFLLPHGNSLSPLGIGEGFTMCPYAVSDDVIAMVVQFYGGVDRLWASDDDRHFQQVIYSFMPDSNPLDVFRLGDRRIYYSATSGSVFNLAYQDYNRETFYQLSSGQVSGTLETAALVKPADGWGGLIVNVAPQQGAVRVEVLNALTDEVVAGFGTEDCDSLTDGVERQVTWGTLALSELTTEAVRLRFVLTRSSADDTSPQLFSWQIGEAEGIAAPQVSSLQVEGKANPTGILDDTPTLSWSYADAQGYAQAAYQVLVASSQGSLDLNEGDLWDSGVVAGPATSVVYAGTALGDEAMYFWKVRVQNSEGVWSEEW, translated from the coding sequence ATGCGTAAGCAATTCCTGTATCTGGATAAGGCAGGCTTCTACTACAACGCGCCGGGCAACATCAGCATGGGCTCGGGAGCGAAGGGGAGCGTGTTCTTCTGGTACCATCCGGCGCCGTGGAACGACGGCAACCAGCCGGTCTGGGAGGCCACGTTCGACAGCAGCAACTACCTGCGGTGTGGCTTTACGGGCAACTCGCGCTTCAGCTTCGTGAGCTGCTCGAACGGCGTATGGTACGCCGCACACTGGAACGACTTCTTTGTGAAGGACTACCAGCGCTGGCTGCCAGTGCTGTGCACGTGGGACTTCACCACGGCCGGCGCCGGACAGCTGCGGCTGTATCTGGACGGCCAGGAAGCGCCGACGCAGTCGAACACCGCCGAGGCGCCCCTCGGCGAGGCTCTGCGGCTGTACCTGGGGGCGCGGTCGGACACCACGGCGGTGGGACTGGACGGGTACCTGGACAACATCGCGATATGGGACGGGGTCATGACGGCGACCCAGTACGCGGCGCTGACCCGGGGCGCTGCCACGTACGCCGAGCGGCAAGCGGCGCGACGACGCCTGCCCCGACAGAGCGACGGGAATGGGACGCTGACTTTCCTGGCACCGTTCGACGGGACGTTCGCGGCGCAGATCGCCGGGGGCGACCCGCAGGCGTACTGGATGGTGGGGGCCAGCGACTACCACCACTTCGCGCGGCTGGATGACGGCTCGCGGAGCCGGGGTCGGCGGCAGATGTTCCGGTTTGGCATCCCGCGTCACGATGATTCGGATGACGACCGGGTGCCGCTGCGCGCGGTGCTGGGGCTGCTGCGCGACCAGGGCGCGTCGCAGTACACGACGCTCGTGGACCAGGCGACGCACTCGGAGATCAACGTCAGCCAGTACAAGGCGATCTCGGGCTATGGGCAGGGCGTGGGATGGCTGCGCTCGGCCATAGACCCCGGTGACCTGCCGTACCCGACGACGGTGCGCATGCGCGTGAACCTGCCGGATGCGACGAACCCCAAGAACACGAGGATCTGCCTGGGCCCGCTGACGTACATCAGCGGCGGGATGCACGGGAACAACTTCACGACCTGGGGCACGGGCGAGAGCTTCATGGTCGTCGCCGACGCCGGGAACACCGCGGGGACGATCAAGACGAGCCTGAGCGCCCGGACGGATGGATACTGGGCGGCGGCCGAGATCTCCATGCAGACGGGGGCGTGCGCCGGCTGCCGGCTGAAGGTGAGCGGGTACACGGCGAGCACCGGAGTGCTGACGCTGTCGGGGACGTTGCCGGCCACGCCGGCGGCGGGCGATGTGGGCGTGGTGGACTTCCGGGGCCGGCTGGTGCCGACCGGCAATCCGTGCGATGAGACCCAGAGCATGGAGGCGTGGCTGTGGGAGGAGTATGGGGAGGACAGGCCGTGGATCGAGCTGGAGGCGGTGTACGGGGCGACCAGCGGCTTTGGGATGGCGCGCTACCAGCGGGGCCGGTCCACATGGATGAACCTGACGCGAGCGAACGGCGGCCTGCAGGGCGCGTACCTGATGATGGGGCGGAACGCCTGGGAGACGCCGGAGAGCTTCAGCTGCAACATCCTGATCGAGAGCCTGGCCATTGACGGGCCGGGCAGCTACCAGGTGATGTCGCCGGAGACGACGCGTTCGGGGCGGGGGTTCGAGCTGGCGGACCACTTCCTGCTGCGCGACATGGGCAACGGGCATAGCTGCCGGGTGTGGCGGGCGGAGAACTGCGGGTGGAACAGTGCGGCCCCCACCGTGAACGCCGACGCGAGCACGGCGGTCGCGGACCTGCAAGTCGCAGGGACGTGGCGGGAGGAGGCCTTCTTCCACAGCGCAGTGCGGACAGGCGAGGGGACCGACGCGGTCGTGGCGGTGGTCAGAGGTACGAGTTCTGAGGGGATTGACCGGCTGGGATACGTGCGAGGGCAGTGGAATGCGTCCACCCAGCGCATCACCTGGCAAGACGAGACACCGCCGACGGGCAAGAGCAACCCGTTCCTGGACATGAGCCTCCTGCGGCCGTGGGAAAACCGTGACTCTACCTGGGGCCTGGAGGGCGACCCCGGGCTGGCGCGGATCTTCAGCAACGCGGGGAGCGAATGGGCGCTGCTGCTGGGCGGGAACGAGGACAACCCGGATCATTACTATGTGCGGGCATATCACGGCGCTCCGGACCGCTGGAGCTTTGACCCGCAGCAGCACTGGTGGCCTGAGAACCCGGTGGTGCCGGGGTTCGGGGGCGTGGACATGATGCCGCCGAGCGGCGGTGGGGTGAACTGCTTCGGCAACCGGGACGCGGAATGGATGGTGCTGCAGAACCCGTACGCGCGGGACGCGAGCCGGCGCTTCGCGGCCTACGCCCGGTTCAAGACGATCCTGCCGCTGACGGGGATGATCGGGGGCAACCGGCGCCCGTTGGCGGGGTGGACCAGCCCAGACCTGAAGAGCTTCTTCCTGCTGCCCCATGGCAACAGCCTGTCGCCGCTGGGGATCGGCGAGGGGTTCACGATGTGCCCCTATGCCGTGAGCGATGACGTGATCGCGATGGTGGTGCAGTTCTACGGCGGCGTGGATCGGCTGTGGGCGTCGGATGATGACCGGCACTTCCAGCAGGTGATCTACAGCTTCATGCCCGACAGCAACCCGCTGGACGTGTTCCGGCTGGGCGACAGGCGGATCTACTACTCTGCTACCTCCGGCAGCGTCTTCAACCTAGCGTACCAGGACTACAACCGCGAGACGTTCTACCAGCTCAGCTCGGGGCAGGTAAGCGGGACCCTGGAGACAGCAGCGCTGGTCAAGCCGGCGGACGGATGGGGCGGCCTGATCGTGAACGTCGCGCCGCAGCAGGGCGCAGTGCGGGTCGAGGTGCTGAACGCCCTGACGGACGAGGTGGTCGCGGGGTTCGGCACCGAGGACTGCGACAGCCTGACGGACGGCGTGGAGCGCCAGGTGACGTGGGGCACGCTGGCGCTGTCGGAGCTGACGACCGAGGCGGTGCGCCTGCGGTTCGTGCTGACGCGGAGCAGCGCCGATGATACCTCGCCGCAGCTGTTCAGTTGGCAGATCGGGGAGGCGGAGGGCATTGCGGCGCCCCAGGTCAGCAGCCTGCAGGTGGAGGGTAAGGCGAACCCCACGGGGATCCTGGACGACACGCCAACGCTGAGCTGGAGCTATGCGGATGCGCAGGGGTACGCGCAGGCCGCCTACCAGGTGCTGGTGGCATCCAGCCAGGGCAGTCTGGACCTGAACGAGGGCGACCTGTGGGATAGCGGTGTGGTGGCGGGGCCGGCGACGTCGGTGGTGTATGCCGGCACGGCGCTGGGCGATGAGGCGATGTACTTCTGGAAGGTGCGGGTGCAGAACTCCGAAGGGGTGTGGTCCGAGGAATGGTAG
- a CDS encoding glycoside hydrolase has product MATIAGLTYPTMVEHNGVMYVTGYREGGVYVRRTADGGVTWLKFSDGAEERLVCAPADEARAGLVKMESQGRRLMAAVSVAPDIAIYVSADDGETWGFEATV; this is encoded by the coding sequence ATGGCGACCATAGCCGGCCTGACGTACCCCACGATGGTCGAGCACAACGGGGTCATGTATGTGACCGGGTACCGCGAGGGCGGGGTGTATGTACGGCGGACCGCGGACGGCGGGGTGACGTGGCTGAAGTTCAGCGACGGAGCGGAAGAGCGGCTGGTGTGCGCGCCGGCGGATGAGGCACGGGCGGGGCTGGTCAAGATGGAGAGCCAGGGGCGGCGCCTGATGGCCGCGGTGTCGGTGGCGCCGGATATCGCCATCTATGTGAGTGCGGATGATGGGGAGACGTGGGGGTTCGAGGCGACGGTGTGA
- a CDS encoding peptidoglycan-binding protein, producing the protein MIRLEGLSLVVEAFLRDQGFRVDSEAAGSAQIVGIRGARIVRAADGEVQGLSILPSPTAITDRYDDAIFVCGRKAGGERYADVFQASLQPGRASFALAHYRNRGCPIVQPGQYQYGRGLHNPPSGQSYPALRQRAAIVVVRDYDQDALQEATDRWDYPASGLNIHAGGASESVGRWSEGCQVIRGGRGAGSPWSRFRRLVYEVAAPQSVFHYALVDGEFFGKWFDAGGASRSDAGTRRAVRRLWFGSHGERVAELQERLVKLGHYHAGGVDGEFGVKTHMAVRRWQAAEGKAVTGVV; encoded by the coding sequence ATGATACGGCTTGAGGGGCTGTCGCTGGTGGTCGAGGCGTTCCTGCGCGACCAGGGCTTCCGCGTGGACAGCGAGGCGGCGGGGTCGGCGCAGATCGTCGGGATTCGGGGAGCGCGGATCGTGCGCGCGGCAGACGGGGAGGTCCAGGGCCTCAGCATCCTTCCGAGCCCGACGGCCATCACCGATCGCTATGATGACGCCATCTTCGTGTGTGGCCGCAAGGCCGGCGGCGAGCGCTACGCAGATGTGTTCCAGGCATCGCTGCAACCCGGCCGGGCGAGCTTCGCCCTGGCGCACTACCGGAACCGGGGCTGTCCCATCGTGCAGCCGGGGCAGTACCAGTATGGCAGAGGCCTGCACAACCCGCCCAGCGGTCAGTCCTACCCGGCGCTGCGGCAGCGGGCCGCCATCGTCGTCGTGCGCGACTACGACCAGGATGCGCTGCAGGAGGCGACCGACCGGTGGGACTACCCGGCCAGCGGGCTGAACATCCACGCCGGCGGCGCGTCCGAGAGCGTGGGGCGCTGGTCAGAGGGCTGCCAGGTGATCCGGGGGGGACGCGGTGCCGGGAGTCCCTGGAGCCGGTTCCGCCGCCTCGTCTACGAGGTCGCGGCACCCCAGAGCGTGTTCCACTATGCGCTGGTGGACGGCGAGTTCTTCGGCAAGTGGTTTGACGCGGGGGGCGCATCGCGGAGCGATGCGGGCACGCGGAGAGCGGTGCGGCGGCTGTGGTTCGGGTCGCACGGGGAGCGTGTGGCGGAGCTGCAGGAGCGGCTGGTGAAGCTCGGGCACTACCATGCCGGCGGCGTGGACGGGGAGTTCGGCGTGAAGACCCACATGGCGGTACGGCGGTGGCAGGCGGCGGAGGGGAAGGCAGTGACGGGAGTCGTTTGA
- a CDS encoding Gfo/Idh/MocA family oxidoreductase has product MSINWGVIGAGGIADRRTIPEGIMPCPDATLVAVQDVAEDRVKAVAERHGVKAVYTSEYDLLNDPNVQAVYIATPTHLHYSQVMAAAEAGKHVLCEKPLALTLPQCEEIVEECASRGVKLGINFMMRFHACHLALKQMVDAGDLGTLVMGRAELTCWYPPIPGAFRQDPELGGGGSFIDMGNHCVDLLEQFFGRVREVKCYTGNLVQDYATEDTAVAMLQFENGAIGVVDALFNVPDAAARNALEVYGSKGSVYAFGTIGQSSAGQLHAVVEQGDRGYDAGQKREETGEQIIEPAVTNMYQAHVQAFCDAIANDTPVPIPGEDGIWSHKVIDACYESARTGCAVKVE; this is encoded by the coding sequence ATGTCCATCAACTGGGGAGTCATCGGAGCCGGTGGCATCGCCGATCGCCGCACCATACCCGAGGGCATCATGCCCTGCCCCGACGCCACCCTCGTCGCCGTCCAGGATGTCGCCGAAGATCGGGTCAAGGCGGTCGCCGAGAGGCACGGCGTCAAGGCGGTCTACACCAGCGAGTACGACCTGCTCAACGACCCCAACGTGCAAGCGGTCTACATCGCCACCCCGACCCATCTGCACTATAGCCAGGTCATGGCCGCTGCCGAGGCCGGCAAGCACGTACTGTGCGAGAAGCCCTTGGCGCTGACGCTGCCGCAGTGTGAGGAGATCGTCGAGGAGTGCGCTTCCCGCGGCGTGAAGCTGGGCATCAACTTCATGATGCGCTTCCACGCCTGCCACCTGGCGCTCAAGCAGATGGTGGATGCCGGCGACCTGGGCACGCTGGTCATGGGCCGCGCCGAGCTGACCTGCTGGTATCCGCCCATCCCCGGCGCCTTCCGTCAGGACCCCGAGCTGGGCGGCGGCGGCAGCTTCATTGACATGGGGAACCACTGCGTGGACCTGCTGGAGCAGTTCTTCGGCCGGGTGCGCGAGGTGAAGTGCTACACCGGGAACCTCGTCCAGGACTACGCGACCGAGGACACGGCGGTGGCGATGCTGCAGTTCGAGAACGGGGCCATCGGGGTGGTGGACGCGCTCTTCAACGTCCCGGACGCGGCGGCGCGCAACGCCCTGGAAGTCTACGGCTCCAAGGGTAGCGTCTACGCCTTCGGCACCATCGGCCAGAGCTCAGCGGGGCAGTTGCACGCCGTGGTGGAGCAGGGCGACAGGGGGTACGACGCGGGCCAGAAGCGCGAGGAGACCGGCGAGCAGATCATCGAGCCGGCAGTGACGAACATGTACCAGGCCCACGTCCAGGCCTTCTGCGATGCCATCGCCAACGATACGCCCGTGCCGATCCCGGGCGAAGACGGCATCTGGAGCCACAAGGTCATCGACGCCTGCTATGAATCGGCCCGCACCGGCTGCGCGGTGAAGGTGGAGTAG
- a CDS encoding class II aldolase/adducin family protein, giving the protein MIDRKERLAELVAMSRALGHPAADCAMMGEGNTSTCAGEGTFWVKASGFQLPCIDEDGFTECRFDKVLELLEADDISNENVKRVLAASQVNPEAPRPSVETILHALLLRLPGIEFVAHTHPTAVNSILCAKNGKEAFAGRIFPDEIVCCGPRYLWIPFTDPGAPLARAVNQAVRQFIEDNGMPPKVILMQNHGCISLGPTRASVENATFMLVKTARVILGTYALGGPNFMSEELVDYIYARPDEKYREALLEAIKKG; this is encoded by the coding sequence ATGATTGATCGGAAAGAACGGTTGGCGGAACTGGTGGCCATGTCGCGGGCGCTCGGACATCCGGCGGCCGACTGTGCCATGATGGGCGAGGGCAATACCTCCACGTGCGCCGGCGAGGGCACCTTCTGGGTCAAAGCCAGCGGGTTCCAACTGCCCTGCATTGACGAGGATGGCTTCACCGAGTGCCGCTTCGACAAGGTGCTGGAGTTGCTCGAGGCTGACGACATCTCCAACGAGAACGTCAAGCGCGTCCTGGCCGCCTCGCAGGTCAACCCCGAGGCGCCGCGGCCGTCGGTCGAGACGATCCTGCACGCCCTGCTGCTCCGCCTGCCCGGTATCGAGTTCGTCGCCCACACCCACCCGACGGCCGTCAACTCGATCCTGTGCGCCAAGAACGGCAAGGAAGCGTTCGCCGGCCGGATCTTCCCCGATGAGATCGTGTGCTGCGGGCCCAGGTACCTGTGGATCCCCTTCACCGACCCGGGCGCACCGCTGGCGCGGGCCGTCAACCAGGCCGTGCGGCAGTTCATCGAGGACAACGGGATGCCGCCCAAGGTCATCCTGATGCAGAACCATGGCTGCATAAGCCTGGGGCCGACGCGGGCCAGCGTCGAGAACGCCACGTTCATGCTCGTGAAGACGGCGCGGGTCATCCTGGGCACGTACGCCCTGGGCGGCCCGAACTTCATGAGCGAGGAACTCGTGGACTACATCTACGCCCGGCCGGATGAGAAGTACCGCGAGGCGCTGCTCGAGGCGATCAAGAAGGGGTAG